One stretch of Arachis duranensis cultivar V14167 chromosome 1, aradu.V14167.gnm2.J7QH, whole genome shotgun sequence DNA includes these proteins:
- the LOC107493217 gene encoding uncharacterized protein LOC107493217 yields MRGPRDGSSGVGTRNIGQYYRSMTLIDFLKSGPPQFNGNANALEADGWFRDMERFLYIQHISETQSVEIVTYMLEEEAQKWWQELYHTLQMELTDIPWNRFKTEFYGKYFLHALRIAKELELMQLKQENMSVADYTREFDNLCHLSKVCQGNSANYEVWKCAQYEKGLRRDIFNYVSPQRLTNFPELVKKSKFAKSDSMKRAMLQEGYGKTTPYEPHRAELGVYYKCGKPGHTTRDCLHKERRDAAELDSQTRGKDYDVLLEDLRYVLKQYRKIIVDALSKKFLRDSWTLISKDEMLDGLEF; encoded by the exons ATGCGAGGACCCCGAGATGGAAGCTCGGGTGTTGGTACGAGAAACATAGGTCAATACTATAGGTCTATGACCCTTATTGACTTCCTCAAGAGTGGTCCACCTCAGTTTAATGGAAATGCCAATGCGTTAGAGGCTGATGGGTGGTTTCGAGACATGGAGAGATTTTTATACATTCAGCACATATCGGAAACACAGTCGGTGGAAATAGTGACTTACATGTTGGAGGAAGAGGCTCAGAAATGGTGGCAGGAGTTATATCATACCTTGCAGATGGAGTTAACGGATATCCCTTGGAATAGATTCAAGACGGAATTTTACGGGAAATATTTCTTACATGCGCTTCGCATTGCAAAGGAATTAGAGTTAATGCAACTGAAACAAGAGAATATGTCTGTTGCTGACTATACTCGTGAATTCGACAACCTGTGTCATCTCTCAAAAGTTTGTCAAGGAAATTCAGCCAACTATGAGGTGTGGAAGTGTGCTCAATATGAGAAAGGACTTAGAAGAGACATCTTCAACTACGTGAGTCCACAAAGGTTAACGAATTTCCCTGAATTGGTTAAGAAAAGTAAATTCGCAAAAAGTGACTCCATGAAGCGAGCGATGTTACAGGAAGGCTATGGAAAGACTACTCCATATGAGCCGCATAGGGCTGAGCTAGGTGTATACTACAAGTGCGGGAAGCCGGGGCATACAACTCGAGACTGTCTGCACAAGGAACGCCGGGATGCAGCCGAACTCGATTCTCAGACTCGAG GAAAGGACTATGATGTATTATTGGAAGACCTGAGATACGTGCTTAAGCAATATCGTAAGATTATAGTAGACGCACTAAGCAAGAAGTTTCTAAGGGATTCTTGGACATTAATTTCAAAGGATGAAATGTTAGATGGGTTAGAGTTCTAA